A genomic window from Acidobacteriota bacterium includes:
- a CDS encoding 2Fe-2S iron-sulfur cluster-binding protein, with protein MPLIRIDDREIEATQGETVLRAALRNGVYIPYYCYHPALSIVGQCRMCLVEVKGAPKLLTACSTTIPNLPADKKIDGKYDMVVETRNPTVKQAQKGILEFLLLNHPLDCPVCDQAGECQLQNYSYTYGAPGSRMEFEKIHAPKRVDIGPHVVYDAERCIKCTRCIRFCEEISKTGELTLAERGVHTIVETFPGRSLDNPYSVCTADICPVGALTSKEFRFKERVWFLNSANSVCPECSRGCSVRMDAYKGEILRLVPRENPKVNGYWMCDFGRLLSERLKEARLAARPLVRGGKGWAALPTESFLPKLVDRLRPYAGEASSRMIFFLSGRMTLEEMAAFLDLKEALFPAASVSVLNEEKGEDDGLLIRKERRPNLRGARLLGLPVAGPEVRAVELLKGRRAAVILREDPLGDAGADGAAPLKEALGALDLLVVADYAFTRTAQESHLYLPLAGWHEMEGLTVNFLGVVQKTARAVVPPRHRRPFYDWVSRWIRLSGGEAPDPEFLPWLGRVKARVPALRSVSVRDLLPQGLPLEEVAP; from the coding sequence ATGCCGCTGATTCGGATCGACGACCGGGAGATCGAGGCGACTCAGGGGGAGACCGTCCTCCGCGCGGCCCTTCGCAACGGGGTGTACATTCCCTACTACTGTTACCACCCCGCGCTGTCCATCGTGGGCCAGTGCCGCATGTGCCTCGTCGAAGTGAAGGGCGCGCCGAAGCTCCTCACGGCCTGCTCCACGACCATCCCGAACCTGCCGGCGGACAAGAAGATCGACGGCAAGTACGACATGGTCGTGGAGACCCGGAACCCGACGGTGAAACAGGCCCAGAAGGGGATCTTGGAGTTCCTCCTCCTGAACCACCCCCTGGACTGCCCCGTCTGCGACCAGGCGGGCGAGTGCCAGCTCCAGAACTACTCCTACACCTACGGCGCCCCCGGGAGCCGGATGGAATTCGAGAAGATCCACGCCCCCAAGAGGGTCGACATCGGCCCCCACGTGGTCTACGACGCCGAGCGCTGCATCAAGTGCACCCGGTGCATCCGTTTCTGCGAGGAGATCTCCAAGACGGGGGAACTGACCCTCGCGGAGCGGGGCGTCCACACCATCGTGGAGACCTTCCCCGGCCGCTCCCTCGACAATCCGTACTCGGTGTGCACGGCCGACATCTGCCCGGTGGGCGCTCTGACCAGCAAGGAGTTCCGCTTCAAGGAACGGGTCTGGTTCCTCAATTCCGCCAACTCCGTCTGCCCCGAATGCTCCCGCGGATGCTCCGTCCGGATGGACGCCTACAAGGGCGAGATCCTCCGTCTCGTGCCGCGGGAGAACCCCAAGGTGAACGGCTATTGGATGTGCGACTTCGGCCGCCTCCTCTCCGAGCGCCTGAAGGAGGCCCGCCTGGCCGCCCGGCCCCTGGTCCGCGGCGGCAAGGGCTGGGCGGCCCTGCCCACGGAGAGCTTCCTCCCCAAACTGGTGGACCGGCTCCGTCCCTACGCGGGCGAGGCTTCTTCGCGGATGATCTTCTTCCTGTCTGGGCGGATGACCCTGGAGGAGATGGCCGCCTTTTTGGATCTGAAGGAGGCACTGTTCCCCGCGGCCTCCGTGTCCGTTCTGAACGAGGAAAAGGGGGAGGACGACGGGCTCCTCATCCGGAAGGAGCGCAGACCGAACCTCCGCGGAGCCCGGCTCCTCGGCCTTCCGGTGGCCGGGCCGGAGGTCCGAGCGGTCGAACTCCTCAAGGGGCGCAGGGCCGCCGTGATTCTCCGGGAGGACCCTCTGGGGGACGCGGGGGCGGACGGCGCCGCGCCCCTGAAGGAGGCCCTCGGGGCCCTCGACCTGCTCGTCGTGGCCGACTATGCCTTCACGCGCACGGCGCAGGAATCTCACCTCTACCTTCCCCTCGCGGGGTGGCACGAGATGGAGGGCCTCACGGTGAACTTCCTGGGCGTGGTCCAGAAGACCGCTCGGGCGGTGGTTCCGCCCCGGCACCGCCGGCCCTTCTACGACTGGGTGTCGAGGTGGATTCGGCTCTCCGGGGGCGAGGCCCCCGACCCGGAGTTCCTCCCATGGCTGGGCCGCGTGAAGGCCCGCGTACCGGCCCTTCGGAGCGTCTCGGTCCGGGATCTCCTGCCCCAGGGCCTTCCGCTTGAGGAGGTGGCCCCGTGA
- the nuoF gene encoding NADH-quinone oxidoreductase subunit NuoF yields MAEPLKLLTRNLGKPNSTNIDTYMASGGYEPLMKALHKMSPEQVLGEVKAANLKGRGGAGFPAGLKWTFLPRKKEGDKTEPLKYLVCNADESEPGTFKDRLLIENDPHSILEGIVIAGWATQAAGAFFYIRGEMPQGARIFQRAVDQAYAKGFLGKNILGSGFNFDVWVARGGGAYICGEETALMESLEGKRGQPRIKPPFPAGYGVYGVPSNINNVETFANVPLILQNGAAWYTSIGTQSMPGPRLYGVSGHVKRPGVYELPGGVSLREIIYEHAGGILGDRPLKAVIPGGSSVPVLRADQIDVAMDPDGLKTVGSMVGSAGVIVMNDSVCMVRALLNLMEFYAHESCGQCTPCREGTHWLEMILRRLESGGGKAGDCDLILEVSNNIMGRTICPLGDAAAMPAISFVNQFRDEFEAHVRMGRCPMQDIRMTAAV; encoded by the coding sequence ATGGCTGAGCCCCTCAAGCTCCTGACGAGAAACCTCGGGAAGCCGAACTCGACGAACATCGACACCTACATGGCTTCGGGAGGGTACGAGCCCCTCATGAAGGCTCTCCACAAGATGTCGCCCGAGCAGGTCCTGGGCGAGGTGAAGGCCGCGAACCTGAAGGGCCGCGGCGGGGCCGGGTTCCCGGCGGGGCTCAAGTGGACCTTTCTTCCGAGGAAGAAGGAGGGGGACAAGACGGAACCCCTCAAGTATCTGGTCTGCAACGCCGACGAGAGCGAGCCGGGCACCTTCAAGGACCGCCTGCTGATCGAGAACGACCCCCATTCCATCCTGGAGGGGATCGTGATCGCCGGGTGGGCCACCCAGGCGGCGGGGGCCTTCTTTTACATCCGGGGAGAGATGCCCCAGGGCGCGAGGATCTTCCAGCGCGCCGTGGATCAGGCCTACGCCAAGGGGTTTCTCGGCAAGAACATCCTGGGGTCGGGCTTCAACTTCGACGTCTGGGTGGCGCGCGGCGGAGGGGCCTACATCTGCGGGGAAGAGACGGCCCTCATGGAGTCTCTCGAAGGCAAGCGGGGCCAGCCCCGCATCAAGCCTCCGTTTCCGGCGGGATACGGGGTCTACGGGGTCCCGTCGAACATCAACAACGTGGAGACCTTCGCCAACGTGCCCCTCATCCTCCAAAACGGCGCCGCGTGGTACACCTCCATCGGCACCCAGAGCATGCCTGGGCCCAGACTGTACGGGGTTTCCGGCCACGTGAAGCGCCCCGGCGTGTACGAACTGCCCGGGGGCGTCTCCCTGAGAGAGATTATTTACGAGCACGCCGGGGGGATCCTGGGCGACCGTCCGTTGAAAGCGGTGATTCCGGGAGGTTCGTCGGTTCCGGTCCTGAGAGCCGACCAGATCGACGTGGCCATGGACCCAGACGGGCTCAAGACCGTCGGGTCCATGGTGGGCTCGGCGGGCGTCATCGTCATGAACGACTCCGTGTGCATGGTCCGGGCCCTGCTGAATCTCATGGAGTTTTACGCCCACGAGTCCTGCGGGCAGTGCACGCCGTGCCGCGAGGGGACGCACTGGCTGGAGATGATCCTCCGCCGGCTGGAAAGCGGCGGGGGGAAGGCGGGCGACTGCGACCTGATCCTCGAGGTCTCGAACAACATCATGGGACGCACCATCTGCCCCCTGGGCGACGCGGCGGCCATGCCCGCCATCTCCTTCGTGAACCAGTTCCGCGACGAGTTCGAGGCCCACGTCCGGATGGGGCGATGCCCCATGCAGGACATCCGCATGACCGCCGCCGTCTAG
- the nuoK gene encoding NADH-quinone oxidoreductase subunit NuoK, with amino-acid sequence MISLGHVLVLTVFLFAAGLIGALTRRSAITVFLSVELMLNSVNLLLLGLGRHLGQVEGALFAFFVMAVSAAEAAVGVAIVVAFIRRQGTTSIDAANLMKW; translated from the coding sequence ATGATCAGCCTCGGGCACGTTCTGGTCCTGACCGTATTCCTCTTCGCCGCCGGCCTCATCGGCGCCCTCACGCGCAGGAGCGCCATCACGGTGTTCCTGTCCGTGGAACTCATGCTGAACTCCGTGAACCTCCTCCTCCTCGGCCTGGGGCGTCACCTTGGGCAGGTGGAGGGCGCCCTCTTCGCCTTCTTCGTGATGGCCGTCAGCGCCGCGGAAGCCGCGGTGGGGGTGGCCATCGTGGTGGCCTTCATCCGGCGGCAGGGCACCACCAGCATCGACGCCGCGAATCTGATGAAGTGGTAG
- a CDS encoding NADH-quinone oxidoreductase subunit J, whose translation MLSATVFFGLALVAFVGALVLVFHRNPMVAAVGMAVAMVGLGVLYMILHVPFLGLFLIIVYAGAVMVIVLYVIMALGLEEQGPPVGAVQTVLTFAAALLFIFHVYRLTRGAAPGPFPKVEPVFGSIQQFGHLLVSQYAVPFEVASVLLVGAMIGAIVLSRRDWT comes from the coding sequence ATGCTCTCCGCGACGGTCTTCTTCGGCCTCGCGCTGGTCGCCTTCGTGGGCGCCCTGGTGCTCGTATTCCACAGGAACCCGATGGTCGCGGCCGTGGGCATGGCGGTGGCGATGGTGGGGCTGGGCGTGCTCTACATGATCCTCCACGTGCCGTTCCTCGGCCTCTTCCTCATCATCGTCTACGCCGGGGCCGTGATGGTCATCGTCCTGTACGTCATCATGGCTCTGGGCCTGGAGGAGCAGGGGCCGCCCGTGGGCGCCGTGCAGACCGTGCTCACTTTCGCCGCGGCCCTCCTCTTCATTTTTCACGTCTACCGCCTGACCCGGGGGGCGGCCCCCGGTCCGTTCCCGAAGGTGGAGCCCGTTTTCGGGTCGATCCAGCAGTTCGGCCACCTCCTCGTGAGCCAGTACGCCGTACCCTTCGAAGTGGCGTCCGTCCTGCTCGTGGGCGCCATGATCGGAGCCATCGTCCTGTCGAGGAGGGACTGGACATGA
- the nuoH gene encoding NADH-quinone oxidoreductase subunit NuoH, whose amino-acid sequence MSAYLPVVLPALIKILVIVTVVMTGVAYATLAERRVSAFMQDRLGPNRVGPFGLFQPVADGLKFFFKEDIVPREAYKPFYLVAPLLTLIPALITFAVIPFGTSVTVGGSTHPLVIAPGVDVGVIYLLAISSLGVYGILLAGWSSGNKYSLMGALRAASQVISYELGIGLALLSVVMWVGTFDFQAIVAAQSGGWGKVWFFLPHFLGFVVFVVSVFAETNRLPFDLPEGESEIVAGYHTEYSGLRFAMFFMGEYANMITASAFVTLLFLGGWNLPFVDFAWFGPLWGGILSAVVFFSKIAFCMFVFIWVRWTLPRFRYDQLMNLGWKRLFPLAILNFVVMATILVVWGRP is encoded by the coding sequence GTGAGCGCCTATCTCCCCGTGGTCCTGCCCGCCCTGATCAAGATCCTGGTCATCGTGACCGTGGTGATGACGGGTGTGGCCTACGCGACCCTCGCCGAACGCCGCGTCTCCGCCTTCATGCAAGACCGGCTCGGGCCGAACCGCGTGGGCCCCTTCGGGCTCTTCCAGCCCGTGGCGGACGGCCTGAAGTTCTTCTTCAAGGAGGACATCGTCCCGCGCGAGGCCTACAAGCCCTTTTACCTCGTGGCGCCTCTCCTGACGCTCATCCCGGCGCTGATCACCTTCGCGGTCATCCCCTTCGGGACCTCCGTGACGGTGGGCGGGTCCACCCACCCCCTCGTCATCGCGCCGGGGGTGGACGTGGGAGTCATCTACCTCTTGGCCATTTCCAGCCTCGGCGTGTACGGGATCCTTCTCGCCGGCTGGTCGAGCGGAAACAAGTATTCCCTCATGGGGGCCCTCCGGGCCGCCAGCCAGGTGATCTCCTACGAGTTGGGAATCGGGCTGGCTCTCCTTTCGGTCGTGATGTGGGTGGGCACCTTTGACTTCCAGGCCATCGTGGCGGCCCAGTCGGGAGGTTGGGGGAAGGTGTGGTTCTTCCTGCCGCACTTTCTCGGCTTCGTGGTCTTCGTGGTTTCGGTCTTCGCCGAGACCAACCGCCTTCCCTTCGACCTCCCCGAGGGCGAAAGCGAAATCGTGGCGGGCTATCACACGGAGTACTCGGGCCTGCGGTTCGCCATGTTCTTCATGGGCGAGTACGCGAACATGATCACCGCCTCCGCCTTCGTCACCCTGCTCTTCCTCGGCGGGTGGAACCTCCCCTTCGTGGACTTCGCCTGGTTCGGTCCGCTCTGGGGGGGCATCCTTTCCGCCGTCGTCTTCTTCTCGAAGATCGCCTTCTGCATGTTCGTGTTCATCTGGGTGAGGTGGACGTTGCCCCGCTTCCGCTACGACCAGCTCATGAACCTGGGGTGGAAGCGGCTCTTTCCCCTGGCGATCCTCAATTTCGTGGTGATGGCCACCATCCTGGTCGTGTGGGGGCGCCCATGA
- a CDS encoding NADH-quinone oxidoreductase subunit I, translated as MKVLKRPRLSLWERLYFPAILKGMALTFRHIFRKRVTLQYPEERWTLPGRYRGAPVLLTGLDGHEKCTSCKLCQFICPPKAIAIVAGETPLEKEKYPKEFSIDMGLCIFCGYCEEVCPVEAIWLKDEYELADYDRSDLIFTKEKLLAMGRRPPYLPGKEKPLEEGT; from the coding sequence ATGAAAGTCCTGAAGCGGCCCCGGCTCAGCCTCTGGGAGCGCCTTTACTTTCCCGCCATCCTCAAGGGCATGGCGCTCACGTTCCGCCACATCTTCCGCAAGCGCGTGACGCTCCAGTATCCCGAGGAGAGGTGGACCCTGCCCGGCCGGTACCGGGGGGCCCCCGTCCTCCTGACGGGCCTCGACGGCCACGAAAAGTGCACCTCGTGCAAGCTCTGCCAGTTCATCTGCCCGCCGAAGGCCATCGCCATCGTCGCGGGGGAGACGCCTCTGGAGAAGGAGAAGTACCCCAAGGAATTTTCCATCGACATGGGGCTGTGCATCTTCTGCGGGTATTGCGAGGAAGTCTGTCCGGTGGAGGCCATCTGGCTCAAGGACGAGTACGAGCTGGCCGACTACGACCGGTCGGACCTGATCTTCACCAAGGAGAAACTGCTGGCCATGGGGCGGCGTCCGCCCTACCTTCCCGGCAAGGAAAAGCCCCTGGAGGAGGGAACCTGA